The window TTaagaattgaaagaaacagTATATATCAACTGGATGTAAAAGACTAtaagaaccccccccccccccccaaaaaaaaaaaaaaaaaaaccaaagaaagaagaaaaagacggAAGATTTGATCGAAAGAATTACTGAATAACGGAGAGAGCAAACATGTCAATAATTGAAAAAAACTTGCCAAtacaactcaactaagcctcattccaactaaatgggatctgcTACACGGATCCTGTTTCCCTATTCAACTCTATTTAGAGCCATATTTATCATCAACCCTAATCCATACATGTCTCTCCTCAGATACACTAGTTTTATTTTCTATGTGGTTTTATTTCCGCCCAACATCCAGCTCAATACACAATACTGGTCATATAGCTGTCTCATAAAATTTTGCTTCGAGTTTTAGTGAAACACAGCAATCACAAAACTCTAAAAGCATCTCTTCACACCATCCACCCCACTTTAATTTATGGGTAAAATCTTCCTCAATTATCTAAAATTATCACTTTGAGGTATCTCCCTGTTGTAAATTCTAAACCCCAGTTTCAGTACTATTTCTattgcatgtgtgtgtgtgtgtgtttatctTACCCGGATTATCTTAAAAATTTTATTCCAAAGTGTTTCTCCATTATTTTAATTTAGCATTTATCCCTGTTTTTTCATTTATCAACAGAAACAATATAATCAACAAAAAATATACACCAGGGAAACTCATCCAAAATATGTCTAGTCAACGCATCTATGAgtagcacaaaaaaaaagaggggctTAAAGATGGTTCTTGATGTAATCTTACTATAATTGGATCCTTCATTTGTTTTCAAGGTCATGAAATTTACCCTATCTTGAAATTTATTAAGTTATAACTGTCGTTAGAGATAGAAAGCCTTCACCAGACATCAAATTagttattaaaaaaagaataatcatgcatgcacaaGACACCACTAGCTGGCCAGACTTGGACCCACTTCACAGCAATTGGTCGTTACTACAAATTATATAGtgatttcttcaagaaaaaataGGACTTCACACAAAGTTTAACTTGTCATTTCTTAGCGAGAAGATGATGAAATAACTGGAGTGTACTAGGTAGAGTAATAAACCCCCAAAAAGTTACCTTTTTAAGAGGTCTAGACGATGTACTATCAGAGCAGGAATAAAATATACTGGAAGATAGACCGGCAATGCCCTTCCATAGGCTTGAACGAAAAAGGAAATGACATGTTCTGCACAAGATTGATGTCCATGTATAATCTGCAGAAACATTTGAATAATAGcatatcagtttttttttctttttttaactaGTAATAATACTCGGTTGTTGAAGTTTTCACAACACTAACATAGGAACGTACTGGAAAACTTCAAAATTTATCAAGATAAAATAATCACTGCAAATTATTAATGCAAAAATTCTAAACAAGTAGCTTCAAGAACTggtgttttttttatggatggCCATTTCAAGTATTGCAATCCATAAAAATACTCTTTTTCAGGTGGTCTACGAGCTGCTGCTCGATCAATTAGCTATGAAATACCATTAACTCTATGTGTGTTATCAATATTTCTACGTTTGATTCGTTGGGACATAAACTTTTATTTAATTTGCTTTTTTACTTCAAATTTATTACTTTATTTGAACTTTGACTTTGGTTTCTAGTAAAGGAGTTTAATGTATTGACTAgataactttatttttttactcaTCGTTCCAGTTAATGAACTTAGGCAGATAGTTATACGAGAGaaacaaaacaacttaaaaattcGCAGTAAGAAGATTGAATCTCATTTCCTATGTATAGAGTTGAGTGGAAGTAAACATAAGTAAAGCAATAGAAACTATTTACCCTAAGATTGATTGATTAATCATCAAGGCTTAAAGTGGGTGCAAAAGATCAAATGTACAGAATTTTCGGTATTGCATGTATTATCATACCGGGGATCAAACAAAAAGAGTGGACGGTTAGTAACACCAACGTATACAAAGAATTAGTAATAGAGATAATAATGCAAGTTAGGACTACATAAAAGGAATTCCAATGGGGCTTTAAGTTGGTAGAAATGATCAAGAAGTACTTTCTCATGTTCCCAATTCAGAGTATCCTCTTATCCATTGATAAAAGAAATGACTATCAGGAATGAAGTAATCGTTTTTTTTTAGTCCCTTGTTCTgagaaagaagaataggaaCGAAAGAAATGGAATGCAATTGCATgcaatagaaagaaaaaaaaaaaaaggaaaaataatttaCAGAGCATTTACAGAATCCACTTAAGAATAAGCACCCCAAACActcccaaaaagaagaaaacagaaaagaCTATAAAACTTAAGGTTTCAAATGTGAATTCCTCCATTTCCAAAAAAAcaagcaaataaaaaaaattaaaaaaactctCGAAAGCTGAATTACTATGACAAAACAAAAGATGCTGAAATGTTCTTTTTCATAAGACAAGActttaaaacacaaaaaatataatattttgaaattttgaagattCACAAATTTTGAATATAATTTAATCAACCCAGCCTAAGCCTCAAGCCAAAGAGTTCGTGGAACCTAAGGGATGTCTGGCCTTCAATTCACTGCATTCAACTCATGTGAAAATGCATGTGTTAtttagttgggggggggggggatggaagGATGGTGTTAAAGCCCAATTCTCAGAGAAAGTGTATTACAACTTCCTGTAGCGCCATCATATGGAAAAGTGCTGCCCCTGTTTTACTTCAGTTTTGTCCCTAAAGAAATTCCTAACCCAATAACCCTTGATCAGCTCAACTACTGCAGATGTTGCCAAAGAAAAAACTTGTCCATGTATTTAGTACTTTATGAATAGCCTTGATTTTGTACTTTTGGTCATCTTGGGTCCTAATCTGATCTATGAAATATATTGTTTTTGGTGCCaatcacccaaaaaaaggtGTCAACACAAGTAATGTGTGTCTTCCCATGAAAAGCAGAGAACTATAAATTTAGGGAATGCATACCGAACATGGCACTTTCATTTGAGGATCAAGCTTTATGTTGACACCATTGGACTTGTAGTACTTCTCTATCCCATCCAACTTGGTGAAAGGCATGCTGCTTGCTAATTCTTTGATGCCTTGCAATATAACAGAATCCTTTCCACCATGCTTATTAAGAAAAGACCTGTATGATGGAGGCAGACTGTCTTGCTTCAATATATATGCCGAcctgcaaaaaaaataaaattgaaattgatcaTATTCGGGCCTGAATCTTTCTTCCTTAAGCCTTCCAAATAAGAAAGATGATAAGTAGGGGCATATTTGAAGTATTCTTTATGAATTTTACACGGTAATCTGTCCAGAGGTCTGAAGAGGCTGTTCTTTGTTACTAGTCTACTTGGATTCCAAGGTTGCAGAGACTTACATCAACCACGACCCAGTGTCCCTGGTGCAGCTCTAAGAAATTGAGAAACcacaaaaacaatttttaatgTCGCATATTTTGATTTTGGATACATAAATAATGAATTATGAAAGAGGGAACTGGTTAAATAATACAAATGACCCAGTGTCTTGGTGCAGCTCTAAGAAACTAACCACAAATATCATTCTCACTTGACTAGAATCAAACATCTCAGGTAAACTATcctacatatatacatatatatatatatatatattgaaccACCAGGGGAGGGTACACTAGCAAACTTGCTCTATCTCTCTACTCCtaacatgaaatgaccttgctgcccAGTTGTGTACGAAACCATTCTGTCACACTTCATTAGTATACTCCGATATTACAGCTTGAACAAGCAATCTCACGAGGGGATGTTTATGTGTATGATAAGTACAAGGAAGTTCTAAAGAGATATTAGGTCAGTGGCTTGGACATATGCTCTATTCGAAGCATAATCTATCCCAAACAACACTATAGCAAGTGCAATTTAATTAGAGATACAAGGGGCAGGGAATAATTTCCTATAAACCTGCTTCAACTCCTACTCCTCAAGGATTGGATGCAATATGACACCAGATAAAGAGAGGAATTACTTGTTATCTATTGATATTTAGCACTCAATTCTTTTTCAGGCACATAACTTGATACTcgtccttttctttcttcctttctttccttcctcaaCCCTCCCTCCTTTGGAAAATGTCAATAAACTAAAGCGAAAAAGGACTCCGTCCAGGAGCGTCActcctgcacccagacacagcatggggcaaaatgactgccccccccccccccaatgaaaGATGGTAATTCTGCCCCATTGGCCCCTCTGCTGGCGCAGGGACCatgctcccggacagagaacgcATCCCATAAACTAAATTATATAAGAAGTACAGCAAGAGGGGGTAAGAAACGGACCAAAGAAACAGTTAATTACAGACAAGACTACAAGACAAGATCCCAAAATGCACTGAATCTATAAAAAGTACATTAGCCAACAACTGACTATATAAATCACTTAGCAATGATAATGGACCACTTTCAACATCAGTGCACTTAATGGCTGCTATGGAGAGTGGCATCAGGAGAGCCTAAGAACAGCATCACCGGCAATATTTTCTCATTGACTTCATCCTCAGGTTTCTTAGAATTTCCAGAGTTCCTCTACTTTCTTAGTTTCCAAGTATCCACCCATTTTCATAGGGATAGTTCTTCTATGTTTACCTGACTTTCACTCACCCCTTATTTTTCCAACCAGTCAAGCATCTGAAGACTGGAAGAGCAGGCCACTGTGGAGAAAGGCTGCTATACAATATGTCCAACATTCCAAGAAAAATAGCACCAGAGGAGAAGGTGGTTCACTAATACAATGCCAGTCTTGTAGAAGTCACATGGGTTCTGAATACTCCAGCCCCTAGCTCCTGTTTATTAACAAACCATTCACTAAAATTATGTCTCTGGCTGctgcaaaaatgaaaaaagattgCCTTCCTGGGCTCTTAGTCACCCacaaatttctgaaaatttgaGAATGTAGCCCTGATCCATTATGATTCACATAAAATTCATCATGAGCAACCCAGTAAAACTCCAACTTCTCCAGAAGTCATATCTCCAAGTCAATAATATCGTGGCAAAATCCTGTGTTCCATACCACTATCATGACATCCTTGTAAGCAATGAAATAACACATAGCCGTGAAATTCAATTTTGAGAATTATTTTCACACCAGTGATCAGCCAGAATTTGGTGACATTACCTTTTCTCACATTATTCCAATCCCTTATATAACCCAAAAGAAAACAACTTGCCCCCAGAGTGTGTTTGATTGCTTGGTTTAGTCTCTCAACACTTGGATACTATGGTTGCGTTAACATTTAACAAAATTACTGACACAAAGTATAACCCAATGAAGTAACCGTTAATGCAGTTAAGGTCATGAGTTTCAAAGTTATAAACTCTTGTAAAATAATTGTTTTCCATAATGCAGATACTACCATAGTCCTTAGGCTCGTAGGTGCAATGGAAGTTTCAAGGAGGTCTGATAACAGGAAAACTCTCTACAAAAAGAATTACAGTTTGTCCACAAGGGACAAATACAATGTCCAACCTCATTTAAAGAGCAAGCAAATAGGAATAGAaactttcaaaaataaattgattgTAATTAACAGttggggaaaaggaaaagataggAATCGAAATTTAGGCACTACAGAAAAAGACTTATTGtagaattaaatttttttcccagAGGTTACGTACAGAATTTGGGAAGAGGAGAGGCACATTAGGAAAATGTCGCCGTGTGCCCACGTTAAAGGTTTACAAATGCGTCCAAATCGTTTGCTCTTTATCCCACATCTGGATGCTAGTACAGCAGCTCGCATAAGGATGTATATGGCTAGGCCTGTGTGCTGCGTATTTGGTCCAGTCAAAAGCATCGAAGGCCCTGCAAGAAGCCCGGCAAACAGTGCCCTCCACTTCGCCGTCCTGATCCAGAATGAGATATAAATTAAATGAGCACCTAAAATACCAAATTCCTTTTTATTCTACTCTGGTAAACAAATATGAATTACAACATGATCAAACTAGAGTTATTCAAAGAGgagaaatgaagaagaggaagatgatgatggACAATAAGAATCGTTACATGCCTACGATATCCTCCCAAAGCAGCAATACACTCATCGACAGAAACAAATGTGCCTGCAAAGGTACCGAGGAAGAGGCCGTATCTTAGAGTCTCCTTAATTGCTAAAACAATCGCCTCGCTATTCGGAACCACTCCGGTCTTTCTGAAACCGagggaaatcaaaatcaaaatcataatcaCAACCTTTGAGTCTGAACCAAAGATTAATTTCAGAAACTCTTTGTAAACCATCTAGAGGTGGAAAAGGACCTTCCTCTCCTCAACCGGGCGAGGATCGAAAAGGCCGCGAGTCCACCTTTTAAACCTGCACCAATGGTAAAACCCTTGGTGGCAGCGGCAACACATCTCCGTAACTTCTCCCAGTCCCTCTCATATCTCAAATCAGAACTAAGAAAAGAACAATAAGATGAGGAAGGAGGGCCAGATTTCCCGCAATGAGGACAACTTTGTTCGTCCGATACAGTGCGGCTCTCGCCGTGAAAGCCACCATTGTCGCCGGAAAAGCATCTGCAACAGGCAACCGATGCATCGGTTCCGACGCAGGGCGGAGACATGGTGGCTAATAGGATCTCAATTCTCAAGAGATCATCGCCATCACACAAATACGAGTGCCTTCAGAGAGCTTAAGGCCGGAGCCAAAAAAGCGGGTGAGAAGTTAGACGCTTTTATTAGCACCCCATAAGCggatttttatcgtctcaatTACATCTTCATCAATTACATTTCAAGTGCACACCTAAGATGAGGACACGTGGCTTAATAGAATCTCACGGTCGAAATTGAATTGaacgatttcactttcattTCACACATTGCTATTtttccctccattctctctctctctctctctcccacctcTCCTCTCTCAAGACGACCTGACCAGACGGCGGTGGAGGTGGTTTCCGTCACCGTAATCTGCATCCTCACGCGCGCGGCAACCTCACGTCGATTGAGCACCCTCACaaacctctttctttttaaatcccTAACTCCTCTCTGCCATAGCTCAGTTCGAatcgttcttcttcttcgtcgcACAAGCGAAGCTATTGCCCCTGCAACTTCAAGTATGAGACTATTTCGTCAAAGAATCATGGTTTTCCTTATACCAAACCCAGCTTTGTTCCGATTTTGCATTTATTTTCGAGACCAAACCCTATCTCCTCTCCTCCAAGGCGGGCGTAACGACTACGGCGACTCCTCTTCACACTCCCGGTATCCCCATGACTCCTTTCCTTCGCTCTCATTACGTTTACATtgcctctttgttttttttttttttgttgttgttgttgttgttgttgttgttgtcattgtgTCGATTTGGAACCAAATCAATCGGTGATTATTTAGTGGATTTCGAGTGGTATACGTGGATTCGAAGTGAAGACACAGTggattctgtttttgttttgttttttttgttctttctttttatgtATCCCTTTCTATCATTCAAGCAAGGTTCGAGGTTAGATTTGTTAGTTTCTAAACCCGATGGCTATAGTGTTTTACACAAATTACGGTTTGATTTGCTTCCATCCTTGATTCTAGCTTCCGATTTGGTTATTGATTGTTTCTTGCCATACACGAATGCGgtttatctctttctctgttttgatctcttttcgatttaaaacttTCCATCAATTTCTGGTTTTTCCTGGTTCATGTCAAATTTTTTGTGTCGATTTGGTAGAAGATAGAATGTAAACTTGACAATTAATCAATTTATGGACTGTTATTGGTTACGTGTTGCATGGTAAAGTCGGTCACTTAGATATGATGTGCTTAGTTGATGACATGAGTTTGGGTATGAATGCCCCTAAAATACTAACAGCTATGTTGTGAGTTTACACTATGGTACTCTTACATTTTGAGGTTTAAAATAAAACCCTCCTTCTGATAGATCATTGACCTCATTTTTCAGTGACTAGAACTCTTAtatttttggggtttaaaaTAAAACCCTCCATTCAATATGCTTTGCCATATTgcttttgatattgattgtagcTGTTTGTGTCCAATAAATTACCTTCACTCTAGCTTGATTTGAAGAGTATTTGCATCCTAAAAATACATGCTATTGCTGCCCTACATCCATGCTCTTAAAATTGACTTGACTTCTAGCTTTCCCTACATCCATGCTCTTAAAAATTGACTTTACTTCTAGCTTTTCCTACATTCATGCTCTTAAAAATTAACTTTCATTCACCTTGATTTTATACTTGTAGGTTTCGATGCTTCAAGTCACACGCTCGGACTCCAATAACTGGGTGGTGTTGTagataatgaaagaaaaagaaagtgatCTTTGGACCTCTAAGAAAAAGGGAGGAAGGCTTTAGCCTGAGCCATGGGTTATTAGCCTCAATTGCAGCTCTACCGACCTccttttgagtttctattttgtttatttggaCTAGTTAtagcaagtttttttttttttttttagattttagaaaatttattGCTTGTAATTGAAGCCAAGGCTGATCCCTTAGCATACATGTAGGGATTGACCCCTTGTAAGCACAAGGTTTTTGAATGTCTTCTCTTTCAATGAAAGTTTGCAAGCACAGCTAACAAATTTATTAAGTGCACATTAGAAATTTCATGTATggtcatgttcccaactttgggTGGTAATAGCAGTGTATCAACTCTTGGAGTATGGATCGAGTGAGTCATGAATCGGTCAATTACTACTGCAAGTCTGTCACTTAGATGTGCTTAGTTGATGACATGAGTTTGGACAGATATGAGGTTCTTGATTTTAAAGCTCATTTAGTGTGGAGTAATAATGATCATCTATATCTAATTTCTTGTTTTTAAGGTGGTATTCTTTTTAGAAGGATCATCTTTCAGCACTAACATGAGTGGGTGAAGCGAGTCTTTTGTCATCATACGAGAAATTGGAATTTTCTAGCTACCCAAAGCAGATGATTCTTAATGAGGGGTCTCTCGTTCCATAAGCCCCACTACTTTCCCCTGCTAGTATAGCAAGGATATATATGTGATCACTTGAATTTCCTAGTCACACAAACTAGACAAAAAGGAACTCAATCCTCACATATCAACCATTTATAAAAGTTTTTACAAGATGAAGTACATATAATAGTTCATCAATTGACTGAATTAGTCGCCCATATTAAGAATTATGAAACCTAAAATAAGCTTCAAGCCCCTTGAAGTACTCTTCTTCATAGGACGCTTGTAATAATTCTCCTAAGaactatgtcatccacataagaCCAAGTGGCCCTCTTGGAGTGCTCTCTGCCCATAAGAACCTCTTTGAGTATGGGTTCGCAAGACTTTCGGGAATTCCTCAACAGTTTCACGAGTAATCCtgcaaacaaacaaaataaaaccacAGTTAATATGATAAGAACAAATTCACCAAGACTCCACATTTAATAGACACTTTATTACCATGTCTAGTTTTTATATGACGTGTCTATCggtgtacattttttttttttttttttggttagatggggttatatggagagagagagagagagagaggacaaagGTGGGTTTAATGCGGGAACTTGGGTGGTCCTAGCTCTTATGGATCCCAATCAAATGGAATGAGAAATGGTGTTGAACCCAAAATAAAACTCAAGTTGATAAAGAGATATCTTCATGAATATTATTGCCTGGTTGATTCATATTGATCCTCCCTGTACAttactaaaattctaacaaggAAGCACCATCATGAGGAAACAGTGAGGAAGTGTAGTTTGTAAGCACAGAGCGAGGAGATAGGCGGGTTCAGTGTCTGTGTTTATAGTTCTTCGAATTTGATCCATCATCTTCAATTACTTTAATGTTAGGTATTGAAAATGATTGAGTGATAAatcataaagaaagaaagataaggcGGTCCATATAAGCAACTTGCCTAAAGCATCcgatcccttttctttttcttgtacaACCTCGTGAATCGGCATTTTCTAAGGAAGTTTCAAAATGCATGGACATGGAAGCGATTAGCAATAGCAAGTCAAGCTGAAACGCTACTCGAAGATGATGCCAAAATACACAGGTTTCCATATCTATTATGTGCTTTTTCACAATGATATAAAGACCTCCAAACTAGAGAATTGTTGTCCCACTTTAAATCAATTTTCCTTCTTAACTTGACAAAAATTGAACTTTGTCTTAAAGGTTTAACATTTCTATCAAGTTTACGTCCTATCTTCTACCAAATCGCGCGAAATTTGACATGAACCGGAAAAACCAGAAATTGATGGAaagttttaaatcgaaaagcgaaaagagaaagagatcaaGCGCATTCGGTATGGCAAGAAACAATCAATAACCAAATCGAAGCTAGAATCAAGGATGGAAGCAAATCAGCTGTAATTTCGGGTAAAACACTATAGCCATCGGGTTTAGAAACTAACAAATCTAACTGAACCTTGCTTGAATGATAGAAAGGgatacataaaaaagaaagaacaccaaaaaaaaaaaccgagcaGGAATCCACAGGTCTTCACTTCAGATCACAAGTACCACTCGAGAATCCACTAAATAATCAGCGATTGACTTGGTTCCAAAtcgacacaaaaaaaaaaaaaaaaaaccacaaacaaAGAGGCAATGTAAAGGTAATGAGAGATCGAAGGAAAGGAGTCATGGGGATACGGAGTGTGAAGAGGAGCCGTCGTAGTCGTCGCCGCGCACGCTTGGAGGAGAGGAGATAGGGTTTGTCTGCAAAATAAACGCAAAATCAGAACAAAGCTGGGTTTGGTATAGGGAAAACCATGATTCTTTGGTGAAATAGTCCCATACGAAGTTGCGAGGGACAATAGCTTCGTTTgtgcgaggaagaagaagaacgattCGAATCTAGAGCTATGGTAGAGAGGGAGTTAGGgattgaaaaagaaagaggttTGTGAGGGTGCTCCATCGGCGTGAGGTTGTCGCGCGGCGTGAGGATGCGGTTATGGTGCGGAAACCACCTCCACCGTCGTGCAGTCGGTCAGTCGTCGTGAGAGAGGAGAggtgggaaagagagagagaaagagagaatggaagGAAAAATAGCAATGTGTGAaatgaaagtgaaatcgttCAATTCAATTTCCCCGTGAGATTCTATTAAGCCACGTGTCCTCATCTTAGGTGTGCACTTGAAATGTAATTGACGAAGATGTAattgagacgataaaaatccCCCATAAGCTCTTTCGTCTGTCAAAGAACCGACAAATAAAAGCTTAACACGTAGGGGATttactcttctcttttcttttggaatgaGGGGAGGAGGCGTGTGGCATTTCGTCCAGGGAATTTGTGCCAACTCTGAGGTGAAAAATAATGACGTGGTGTACCTTTCCGTCAACCTCGTGGGATCCGTTCACTGACTGCTGAGTGGCGAGTGACGATACACATTTAGCACCTCTCCAGGAGCCCACCACGCCCAGGTTGTTGCCGGCCGTTGGCTGTGctacacacatccctaggcgtgtGCCAAGATTTGTGCAGCACAGCTCAGCGTTAAATGCCCCctgacagcaccctgggcgttGGGTTCCCTGGAGACGATACTGTCTATCGTcgtttatttttggaaaaattacaaaattagcaactattgggtttggattttccaaATTAGTTACTCATGGATCTGAATCTTCTACTTCCAAGCTACCCCTACTGTCGTGAGCCCTAGACACAGTAAGGTAATAAAGACTGCCTTACTCCCGCTCggataggggtagggtggtctttTCATCACCTTGTTGTGTCTGAGGCACACACAGCAATAGGGGCAGATCAATAGTACAAGACCCAACGCAGCTACTCATTGTTTTGTTTAACAAAATTACACAAAACTGACTTTGGGTTTGCAAAACTAACCAACATCTTTAACTATTCCATTTTCTGGGCGgatccatttccccaagttcttCTAATAGATGGGTGAAAATGATATACTCCTACTCAAACACAATGCCCCGGTGGGATCCACTcctctctattagaggaacttaggGAAATGGAGCGGACACGAAAAAGAGTAGATGAAAATACCAATGTTCGCCCCTCAGTCATATGCATTTTTTTGACACTTTTATCCTTCCTTCTCAGATCGTCTATGTCCTTTCGGTGCAACCCCTCCCGCCCTCTCttgttctctctccctttccctACCCCTCCCTTTTGTGTTCTTCCTATCGCCCACCAAGACGAAGAAGAAGCTCTATTGGAATTATGTATTCCGAATTGGAGAGACAACTGACCAGGTAAGAGCAAAAATGATGCCGCAAAGCTTCAACCTGGCGTTTACCATTCCTTCACCGCCAACTATCAAGAAACAGTTGGATGCAAGGGGAGCTAAGAGACATGAATATATATGCTCTATGATCAATTGAAGCAAGTGAAGAAAATGGCAATTGAACAGTTCtgcaattaaaataaaattgacaAAACGGAGATGAATACAGAAGAGAAGTATATCCGAACACTGGAACAAGACAATGCCACGCTCCAAGAAGAAGTCTCCTCCGTCATTGATTTCCAGTCAGGCTGTGCATCGTTCGACGATAATAcctttgattttgagttttcaAGGGTCGTTGCCCTTGATCGATCACTCCGGCCTCTTGAGTTCTCCTTTGAGGTTGAAATGACGCTTAAGCCCAAAGGGTTTTTGGTAGTCCACACGGCTTTGGCCGATGATACACacagtttcaatttttttcttgctttgttcAGAATGGTTCGTTCCGTGACATTGGTGGTCTAGATTTTTCGATGCCTTCAATTCCGAAAATTATTATGAATAAAGAAACATAGATTCTTCGACAAGAGTAGAAGAAGCCTGATGACCGTGAGGGTTGCAACGGAAGCTGGTCATGGCAGAGGCGGGATGAGGCACAGTTTGGAGTGGACATTGATCCTTCATTGACCGAATCCTAC is drawn from Telopea speciosissima isolate NSW1024214 ecotype Mountain lineage chromosome 1, Tspe_v1, whole genome shotgun sequence and contains these coding sequences:
- the LOC122672237 gene encoding uncharacterized protein LOC122672237, producing MSPPCVGTDASVACCRCFSGDNGGFHGESRTVSDEQSCPHCGKSGPPSSSYCSFLSSDLRYERDWEKLRRCVAAATKGFTIGAGLKGGLAAFSILARLRRGRKTGVVPNSEAIVLAIKETLRYGLFLGTFAGTFVSVDECIAALGGYRRTAKWRALFAGLLAGPSMLLTGPNTQHTGLAIYILMRAAVLASRCGIKSKRFGRICKPLTWAHGDIFLMCLSSSQILSAYILKQDSLPPSYRSFLNKHGGKDSVILQGIKELASSMPFTKLDGIEKYYKSNGVNIKLDPQMKVPCSIIHGHQSCAEHVISFFVQAYGRALPVYLPVYFIPALIVHRLDLLKRHYTILGKCLLGTARSSLFLSAYCSSAWMWTCLVFRIFQRCNISTVAMGTFPTGLALAIEKKSRRIEISLYCLSRAIESFFTCMVEAGLLPRPKRLKRADVVIFSLSTAIIMHCYAQEREVFRSKYLNVLDWVFGVPPVTCETPRNKTC